The Psychrobacter arenosus region TCAGACAAATTAGTAAAGCACACGCACACGAATCGTTTCTTCAATACCTTTAAGTCTTTCTAGGGCTTCAGAAGAGTCATCATTGTCAACATCCATCACTAGATAACCGACATTACCTTCGGTCATAAGGCTCTGCGCCAAGATGTTGATACCAGCAGCAGCAAATGAGCTGTTGATTTGTGACAACACACCTGGAACGTTTTTATGGATGTGCAAGAGACGGTGCGAGCCTTCTTTTACAGGGATGCTAACTTCAGGGAAGTTTACAGCCGTAATAGTATCACCAGTGTCTGAATAGCGAACGAACTTCTCAGCGACTTCTAGACCAATATTAGCTTGCGCTTCTTGCGTTGAGCCACCGATATGCGGGGTCAAAATGACGTTATCAAACTTACGTAGTGGCGATTCAAACTCTTCATCTGCTGACTTTGGCTCTTTCGGGAAGACGTCGATAGCCGCACCCAAGATTTTGCCCGACTCAATAGCGGCTGCTAAGTCATCAATCTCAACACAAGTACCGCGAGCGGCGTTGATAAAGTAGCTGCCCTCTTTCATTTCGTTAAACTGCTCAGCTTTCATCATATAGCGAGTGCTAGGCACATCAGGCACGTGCAAAGTCACGATATCCGCTTTTTGTAATAGCTCTTCTAAGCTGCCTACTTGCGAGGCGTTGCCCAATGGCAATTTGGTCACGACATCATGATAGATGACTTTCATACCCAAACTTTCAGCCAATACCGACAGTTGCGAGCCGATAGAGCCATAACCTACGATGCCCATCACTTTACCGCGAACTTCATGCGAGTTGGTAGCTGACTTGCCCCAACCGCCACGATGCACTACCGCACTCTTTTCTGGGATACCACGGTATAACATGATGGCTTCGGCCAATACCAATTCCGCAACTGAGCGGGTGTTGGAGTAAGGCGCGTTAAAGACAGGAATACCTAGCTCGCGAGCGGCCTCTAAATCCACCTGATTGGTACCAATGCAGAAACAACCGATGGCGATTAATTTGTCCGCTTGCTCTAAGATATCACGGGTCAACTGCGTGCGTGAGCGAATACCGATAAAGTGAGCGTCTTTAATTTTTTCTGCCAATTCTTCTGGATCTAACGCGTGTGATAGGTATTCAATGTTGCTATAACCCGCATCTTTTAACACTTTAACTGAGTTATCGTGCAAGCCTTCGAGCAATAAAAAACGGATTTTATCTTTAGGTAATGATAACGCCATCTGAAATACACCCTATATCAAAAAATGTGATGAAATGATGCGCTTTATCTTACACAAAATCCACCCATGATGTTAGTGGGAAGATGAATATATGCTTGCCATTTTTGACTATACTGTCCAACTATTGGTTATTAAGGCGGCTTTAAGGTGATGATTACGGTGCAATTGTTGTTAGGTTGAGCTCAAGAGATGTCTACCACTACAAAACCGAGGCTGCAGTTACCTCTATTATCCTTAACGGCGCCTAGCCTTTTATAAATTATGCTGCCAAACCCACTAATCAACCTAATAAAAAATGACGAGTCACTGCCCTAACACAAACAACACGGTTACCGATAAACTTAGTTTCTATTTTTTTCTTATAGGTCATTTACGGCTGTAATTCGTGATGGATATTAGCTTGCGACGTCTGGTTTTCAGGGTAACTTAAACCTGTTACCATAATGAGGCTTAGCAATAGCTTACGACAGTTTGTAAGCAGCCGTTAGCGTTCTTAATGACTAACACTATATAATTTAAGCCCCTTGTTTCTACTATACTACTATTATTGTTTTCAAAGTTTGAGCCTTATCGTCTATTATAGCTAACCATTGACTTCGCCAGCATTGAGACTACCATGACTGCACCGCAAACGACCCCTACCCCAAACCCTGCTACCGCCACTCCAGCCCATGAGCTTACTCATGCAGCAGAGCAAACCGAGGTGACTACCAATCCGTTGGCAGCAAACGCCGCTCATGCTACTGCGGCACTCACTAGCTTGTTGGCGAGTCTGACGAACGAGCAAGGCTTTGATGACAGTCAGATTAAACTGGATGCGGCAAGCTTAGAGCATTGGGGTAAAGACTGGACCAAACATTTTGCGCCAGCCCCTTCCGCTATCGTCTTTCCGAAGTCGACCGAGCAAGTACAAGTTTTAGTAAAATTAGCCAATGACTACAACATCGTTATAACCCCAAGTGGCGGTCGTACCGGGCTGTCTGCAGGCGCAGTAGCTAGCAATGGTGAAATCGTCGTTAGCCTTGATAAGATGAATAAAATCGGTCAGTTTTATACGGCAGATCGGTTGGTTGAAGTTGAGGCGGGAGTCATTACTGAGCAGTTGCAACAGTTTGCCGAAGCGCAGGGTCTATATTATCCAGTAGACTTTGCTTCAGCGGGTTCAAGCCAAATTGGCGGCAATATTGGCACTAATGCCGGCGGTATTAAAGTGATTCGCTACGGTATGACCCGCCAATGGGTATTGGGATTAACTGTAGTCACGGGTAAAGGCGATATTCTAAAACTCAACCGTGGCATGATTAAAAATGCTACCGGTTATGATTTACGCCAATTATTTATTGGAGCGGAAGGGACCTTAGGCATTGTCACTGAAGCACAGATTAAGCTCGACCGCCCACCGCAGGATTTAACCGTTATGGTTCTCGGTATGGACGAGTTTGACCATGTCATGAACGTGTTATCAGCATTCCAAGCACAGGTTGATTTAACGGCGTTTGAATTCTTTGATGATGTGGCAATTGATAAATTAATGGCAACTGGGCATGTGCAAGAGCCGTTTGAGGCGCGTACTAAATATTATGCCTTACTAGAATTCGAAGCGCCGTATGAGCCGATTATGGAAAAGGCGATGGCGATTTTTGAAGAGTGTATGGAAAACGGTTGGGTCGTCGATGGGGTGATGAGCCAAAGTATTGCGCAGGCGATGGACTTATGGAAATTGCGCGAATATATCTCTGAGACCATTTCCGTATTTACCCCCTATAAAAACGATGTGTCGGTATTAATTAGCCATGTGCCGAGCTTTATCCACGATATCGAAGCCGTTGTTAATGCGCGCTATCCTGACTTTGAAATCTGCTGGTTTGGGCATATTGGAGATGGTAATTTACACCTGAATATTTTGAAGCCAGAAAACCTATCAAAAGATGAGTTTTTTGAAAAATGCCAGAGTGTGAACGATTCTATTTTTGCAATTGTGCAGCAATATGGCGGTTCAGTGTCAGCAGAGCATGGCGTGGGTATGACGAAAAAACCGTATCTTCATTATAGCCGTAGCGAAACCGAGATTGACTATCTGCGTGAGGTGAAAAAAGTCTTTGATCCGAATGGTATTATGAACCGGGGTAAGATTTTTGATATCTAAGGCATAGCTTTCATAAATACAGCCCCAAACGCAAAAAGCCCGGCATTATCGCTATAATTATTAGCGTAATGCCGGGCTTTTTTAGTATTGACGACCTGTTTTTAATGGCAGACTGTCATTTAAAGGTTACGGTAAAACGGTTAGTAGAATAAAAATATAATTGAGACAATCACACAGAGAAGTAAAGTACTCTGCACAACTAAAAAGGCCTGATGTGGCGCTGCAATAGCGCTCAGCCATTTACCTATAGCGTTAAAATTCGCTTGCATAGGCTTGGGCTGTGGTAGCTTGTCGATATTGGTAATCACGTTCAAAAATTCTTCCCACTGTTGTTGATTCCAGTCAAATGGTTTAAAAGGCATAAATTTATTTAAAGTGGCCAGCTCACTTTTATAGTCTTTGGAGAGTAGCCAACGCTCTAGATACAATAAGCGCATCGACCAGCCCTGAAAATGGCGACTGTCGATAGGGGTAAACTGATGAATTTGTACTTGTTTATGGCGCTTGTCCGTACGGCATAGATTGTCTTTTAACGCCAATACTTCTTCTTTTTGTCCTTCAATACACTGCAAAAAACAGCCATTGCCATAGCACAGGATGCCGGTAATGCCATGCTGCGCATTATTCACAGTCGCCACTCTTTTGATATTGGCTAAAGTTTTTGGATTTAAGAGCCCCCACCAACTAATACGGCTGATATATACCAACTGCATTAAACTGTCATCCGTGGCAGTCTGTGCCGGGGCCATGCTATCTATAGGATGGGCTGGATAAAGAGTGGTCATCATTCATCCCCATAACTCTCTATAAGGTTGATGTTAGCGCAAACGGTTATTTACCGTGGCAAGAGTCTCAAAAAAAGTCAGTAATACAATCAATCGTAATATAGCTATTATTTTGATTTCAAAAGAATAATTAACTTGTTATCGCTAGCATAGTAGACGCTAATCTGCATAAGTATTAGGGTGAAGTCATAGCGAGTTATGGCTAATTTATACTTCCCTTACTGCTTATTTTTTCGCTCTACTAAATCTATAACACTCGCCTAAAGCTAACTAAAGTCAGCCGCTAGCTGCTAAGTATAGCAAAGTTATACACTTGTTACTCAAATTAGTTAATTTTTAGCAAAAATACTCTTGCAATATTTATATCTTAACACATATATATATTTAACCTACATATATCGTGTGCTTCGTTGCGTTATATAGTGCGAGATTCGAAGTTAAGTAACCTCGCTTTATCTCTGCTAAATATTAGGTATAGTAAGCGCACTCGAATTCGCAAATGCAGATAAAAGGCCCACAGATGAGCAAAATTGATGACTTTCATCTAAAGATTCAACAGATTGAAAAGAAAGACTATCCGCAACTCAAAGCTTTGATGGATAGAGTGTATGCCGATATGGGTGGCTCTTGGTCTAAAGAGACTATTCATGCCTTAATCGACGCTTTTCCAGAAGGGCAAATTGCCTTATTTGACCACGATAAGCTCATCGGCATGGTGCTCTCCATGCGCGTCAACTATCAACGCTTCTCTAACCCCCATACTTATGACGACTTGATTGGTCATAAAGAAATCATCCGCGACAATCCTGAGGGTGATGCGATGTATGGTCTTGATGCGTTGATTGATCCAGACTATCGCGGCTATCGTCTCGGTCGTCGCCTTTATGATGCGCGTAAAGAGTTGTGCCGTCAGATGAATTACCGCGCTATCTTAGCCGGTGGCCGAATTCCTAATTACCACAATTATCCAGACCTAACGCCGGGCGACTATATCGACCAAGTCAAAGACCGTGAGATTCATGACCCTGCGCTGTCTTTTCAGCTGTCTAATGGCTTTATCGTCAAACGTATCTTAACGGCTTATTTGCCGGATGATGATCAATCTAAAGGCTTTGCTACCCTGCTCGAATGGGCAAACATTTATTACGAACCTTTAGAATATCAACCAAATACACGTAAATCTGAAGTGCGTATTGGCGGTATCCAGTGGCAAATGCGTGAGGTAGAGTCGCCTGAAGAGCTGCTGCAACAGGTAGAATTCTTCGTTGATATTATGGCGGACTATAACTCTGACTTTGCTTGCCTGCCTGAATTCTTTAACGCGCCACTTATGGGTCTCTGTGAATCGACCGATCAAAATGTGGCTATTCGCTTTTTAGCCGGTTATACCGAGTGGTTTAAAAATGAGATTTCTCACTTAGCCGTGAGTTATAATGTCAACGTCATTACCGGCTCTATGCCACTATTAGACGAAGATGATACGCTCTACAATGTGAGCTACTTATGCCGCCGCGACGGTACAGTAGAGGAGCAGCGTAAGATTCATATCACCCCTCATGAGCGTAGTGCTTGGGTGATTGAAGGCGGTAATAAAGTTCAGGTCTTTGATACGGATGCCGGTCGTATTGGTATCTTAGTTTGTTATGACGTCGAATTCCCAGAGCTCGCCCGCTTGCTAGCGTTAGAAGACATGGACATCTTATTTGTACCTTTCTGGACGGATACTAAGAACGGTTATCTGCGCGTGCGTCATTGTGCTCAAGCGCGTGCTATCGAAAACGAATGCTACGTGATGATTTGTGGCTCGGTAGGTAACTTGCCGCAGGTCGAAAGCTTAGATATTCAATATGCGCAATCTTCGGTCTTTTCACCGTCAGATTTCGCCTTCCCACACGATGCGATTATGGCAGAGACTACCCCCAACACTGAGATGGTGTTCTTTTCAGATGTGAATTTAGATAAATTGATTCATGTGCGTAACGAGGGTTCGGTGAATAACCTAAAAGACCGCCGCGAAGATCTCTTCACGCTAAAGTGGAAGAAAAAAGCCAAACAGGCTATTAAGATTAACCAGCCTGTCATTAAAGATGGTTCAGACTATCCTAATTAACAGTCAACTGAGCTCCTAATTCATAGTCCACTGGGCTTAGGTAGCCAATTGTCATTTATTAGCCGCTATCTTCAAGAAAGCTTTTAGGCGACCCTTGAGTTATCGGCGGATAGCTGACATCCTAGTAGAGATAACCCAACGCTTAGCAGCTAACTACTGCTAAGCGTTATTTTGTATATTTGCCTATAGCGTTATAGAGCACTAAAAACGAGCTTTAAACCATTTGAGTCCCTGTTATGACTAGCCCTTCTGTCCCGCCTGCCACACCTCCGCCCTCTGATTCGCATACGCCTACTACCCCGAAAACTTCCAAGACCGCTAAAAATAAACCCACTACCGCATTAGGCAAGGCCAAGTCTTGGTTATGGACACTCATTAAATATCTGGCCATATTTTTACTGGTGTATACCGCGATTAACTGGTGGCGGCAACCGGTCATGCCGGCTGAACCCAACCTGCAACTGACCGACTATCAAGGTCAAACGGTGGATATCGCCGCCCTTAGCGAGGACTCTCCCGTATTGGTGTATTTTTGGGGGACGTGGTGCCCTGTCTGTAAAATTACTTCACCAACCGTAAGCTCGTTAGCACAAAACAGTCCTTATCCGGTTGTGACCATTGCGGTACAGTCAGGCAGTAATCAAGAGCTGGGGCAATTCATGCAGTCTAAGGGCTATCAGTTCACGGCCATTAATGATGAAAGTGGCGAGATGTTTAATGCTTGGGAAGGCAAAGTCACGCCCTCGTTTGTCATTATGAAAGAAGGTGAGATGACTCAAGGATTGACGGGCGTTCAACCAGAATGGTCACTGCGCTTACGGCTTTGGTTGTCTTCGGTTTTTTAAGTTAATATTATTATAAAATTAGAAAATAATAAGCCCCTATGCTTATATTTCTGTCGGGTAAACCTTCTCATAGGAAACACCACATGATTAATAGTAAAAAAGAGATTGTCCCAAAAGTAGGCATTGAGGGTGTCAAATTCTCAATGACCCAAGAGGAAGTAAGCAAACTGTTAGGCAATCCAGCTGGTGTAGATGACTCCATCGCTGAACAACCTGTTTATTATTACGATGCGATAGGACTCGCCATTGTCTTCCAGTGGCTAGGTGACCACTATAAAATCCATAGCTTTGAGATTGATAGAGACTTATATACTCTGTGGCAAGCTGCGGTGATTGGACAACCTTATGAGGCGATTGTTGAGTTAATTAAAGACAATGGCGTTAAGGATTACGTTGAATATACTAGCAACTCAACCTCAAGAGTTATCATGTGCGAGAGCGCAAATCTAAGCTTTAGTATTGAAAACGGGGTGGTTGACTCATTGACCTTATATAACCCAATCTTGGGTTAGCAAGCCTAATGTTGGTGCAACATTTAGCCCTTATAAAAGCCTACTTTTACCGGTCAGCCCCCTCCCCTATTTTTAGTCATTTTTTTACCTTATAATGGGACGCTTTGATATTTTTGCATTCGGCCCAATACAGTAGATTACGCTGCATATATGCGCTTTTAATGGTTATCACCAAAGCCATATACTGACTTTCGAAGCCGCAACCCTATTCCAATAAAGGCGCGTTTACTGCCCTTATTAAGCTGCTTTTAATTAATGCTAACTGTTATTAACTGCTAGTGATTGACCATCTCCACCGCTTGCTCCACACCTCGATCCTCCCACTATTGACTAGAGATAAAGACGCTGACCATGACCCAATCTGTAGATTATAAAGACACCTTAAACCTTGCCGACACCCCATTCCCAATGCGCGCCAACCTTGCCAACCGTGAGCCTGACTGGCTTAAAGCCTGGGAAGAAGATGACGTGTACGGCAAGATTCGCGCCGCTCGTACAGGCCGTGAAAAATACATTTTGCATGATGGCCCTCCGTACGCTAACGGTCAGATTCACTTAGGTCACGCGGTCAATAAAGTCCTAAAAGATATTATTACCAAATCAAAAACACTATCTGGCTTTGATGCACCGTACGTGCCCGGTTGGGATTGTCACGGTCTGCCTATCGAGCAAAAAGTCGAAGCTAAGGTCGGCAAAGTCGGCCAAAAAGTCTCAGCGACTGAGTTCCGTGGTCTTTGCCGGGAGTACGCGAGTAGCCAGGTCGAACTACAGAAAGCAGACTTTAAACGTCTGGGTATCTTTGGTGATTGGGATAATCCTTACCTAACCATGAACTTCGCTCAAGAGGCAAATATCGTCCGTGCCTTAGCGAAAATCTATGACAACGGTCACGTGACCCGCGGTATGAAGCCGGTCAACTGGTGTCTAGATTGTAGCTCTGCGCTAGCGGAAGCCGAAGTCGAGTACCAAGATAAAGTGTCAGATGCCATCTATGTGGGTTTTGACGTTATAGATTTGGCTAAGTTAGCTGCCGTTGCGGGCTTAGGTAGCGATCCTATCAGTGCACAAGCCGTCATCTGGACCACTACCCCGTGGACACTGCCTGCAAACCAAGCTATCTCGGTACATCCTGAGCACAACTACAGCATCGTGAAGACGGAAAAAGGCAATCTACTACTAGCCACCGACCTTATCGAGTCTGCTTTGACCGCGCTTGAGTTGACCAATGCAGGCGTTATCGCTGAAGTGACGGGACGCGAGTTAGAAAATTTAACGGCTCAGCATCCTCTCATCGCTGAGCGCCAAGTGCCTATTATCCTAGGCGATCACGTGACCACCGATAGTGGTACTGGCTTAGTTCATACTGCTCCAGGTCATGGTCTTGACGATTATATTGTGGGTCTACAATATGGCTTAGAAGTGGAAAACCCAGTGGGTGGCAATGGCGTCTATTTAGATAGCGCCGCTGTCTTCGCGGGCGAGCACATCTATAAAGCCAACCCAAAAATCATCGCTGCATTGAATGAATCAGGCCACCTGCTTAAACACACGAAAATTGAGCACAGCTACCCGCATTGCTGGCGCCATAAGTCACCCATTATCTTCCGTGCGACCCCGCAGTGGTTTATTAGTATGGAAGCCCAAGGTCTGCGTGAGCGTGCTTTAGCGGATATCCCTAAAGTCATTTGGACACCAGCTTGGGGGCAAAACCGTATCGAAGCTATGATGACTGGTCGACCAGACTGGTGTATCTCGCGTCAACGAACTTGGGGCGTGCCTATCCCATTCTTTACCCATAAAGAAACGGGTGAGCTACACCCTAATACGCTAGAGCTCATGGAGACCGCAGCGCAGAAAATTCATAATGGTGGTGTAGAAGCTTGGTTTGATGCCAATTGTGAAGATTTCTTGGGTGCGGAAGCGGCAGATTATGATAAAGCGACCGATACCTTAGACGTTTGGTTTGACTCAGGCAGCACCCATTTTGCCGTCCTTGAGCAGCGCGATGAACTGACTAACCCGGCTGATATGTATTTAGAGGGCTCGGATCAGCATCGTGGTTGGTTCCAGACCTCCTTATTAACCTCGGAAGCAATGTACGAGCGTCCGCCGTTCAAGCAAGTATTAACCCACGGTTTCGTGGTGGATGAAAACGGCCGTAAGATGAGTAAGTCACTCGGCAATATTATCACCCCGCAAGACGAGATTAATAAAACCGGCGCAGATATGTTGCGTCTGTGGATTGCTTCAAGCGACTACCGTTATGAGATGAGTGCAGGTCAGAAGGTCTTTAAAGGCTCGATCGATATGTACCGCCGTATCCGTAATACGCTGCGTTTCCTATTGGCAAACACCGATGACTTTAATGCCGCTACCGATAGCGTTGCCATAGATGAGTTGGTCAGCCTAGATCGCTTTATCTTAGAGCGAGCGCAGACGGTTCAGGCCGATATCATCACCGCTTATGATGCGATGGATTTCCACCAAGTCACTCAGCAAATCATGGCCTTCTGCTCACAAGACTTGGGCGGTTTCTACCTCGATATCATTAAAGACCGTCAGTACACCAGTCAAACCGATGGTCAGCCACGCCGCTCAGCGCAAACTGCGATTTATCATATCGCCCATGCCCTACTGCGTTGGATGGCCCCTATCTTGACCTTTACGGCTCAAGAAGGTTGGGAGACGCTGCATAAAGGCAATGAGCTTAGCGATGCTGATAAGTATATCTTTACGCAAGAGTGGTATGAATTCCCAGCATTTGCGTTAAGCGACATTCAAGTGGAAGATTGGCAGCGTATTTTGCAAGCGAAAGATGCTATCAATAAGCAGATCGAAACCGCACGTGAAAATAAAATCATCAGCGCCAACCTATCTGCCGACGCGACTTTATATGCCAAAGGCGATATGTTCGCAAGCTTAGCGAAATTGAAAAATGAGCTGCGCTTTGTTTTGATTACTTCTAATGCTACTCTGTTAGAGCTAGATGATGCGCAAAATGGTGAGGCTACCGAAGTCGATAACCTGCGCGTCAGCATCTCAGCCGCTCAAGGCACCAAATGTGTGCGCTGTTGGCATATCCGCAATGACATCGGGGTCGATGCGGCTCATCCTGAGCTGTGCGCCCGCTGCGTAAGTAACGTTAGCGGCAACGGAGAGGAACGCCACTATGCATAATGAAGGGCCCAATGAGGTGTCGACCAATAAAATTGCAGTTGAGAATATCACTGCCAATGACATCCAGCCTAGACATGTCTCCCCCGCCGCTATCTCTGAGAGTGCGGCGTTGGTCAAAACGCCTAAAGATATTGCAAATGGCAGCAAGGCCTTTATGTGGTATCTGCTGGCGTTGGTCGTATTGGTAATTGATCAGTGGAGTAAATGGCTGGCGGAGTCAACCCTGACTTTCTTACAGCCGGTACCGGTCATTGAGCCGATATTGAATTGGACCTTAGCTTATAATGAAGGCGCAGCATTCAGTATGCTAGCGGATCAATCGGGTTGGCAAAAGTGGTTTTTTGCAGGACTGGCGCTAGTTATGGCGCTATTCTTAATCGTTTATTTGCTGAAAGTTCCACGTCGAGCGCGTCTATTATCGACCGGTCTTGCTTTAGTGTTAGGCGGTGCTTTGGGCAACCTAATCGACCGCTTAATGCATGGTCATGTGATTGACTTTATCCATGTGCATTATGCCGATGCTTGGCACTACCCTATCTTTAATATCGCTGACGTTGGCATTTGTGTGGGCGTTGCTTTGATTATCATTGATATGATTTTCTTGGAAGGCAAACGTAAGGCTAAATAGACTTTTAGAATTAGCTAGGTTTAACATATTAAAAGATATTCAAAGTGGGTTGGCTAATGCTGACCTGCTTTTTTTATGACTAAAAATCCTCCCTAGCCCTCCTTTTTTAAAGAAGTGTTAGGGAGGATTTTTTGGTCTCTGGGGGCAATAGCTAGTCCTGCTAACCCAATAAACAACAGTGATATAATCGGACATCCCTATAAAAAAACGAGAAAAATTATGAGCAAAGCCAACACTAATGCCAGTAAATTTCTAAGTTATATCTTACGCCACGAGCCAGAGTCTATAGGGTTATCCTTAGATACTGAAGGTTGGGCCAATATAGAAGAACTTATCCGGCTCGCTAATGCATCAGGCAACCCGCTAACTGTAGAGCAGCTTTTTTCTATTGTAGAGAAGGACGAAAAACAACGCTTTTCTCTATCGTCAGATAATAAAAATATCCGTGCTGCTCAAGGCCACTCGTTAAAGTCTGTGAGTTTAGATCTAACCGAAGCCACGCCGCCTACCCATTTATTTCATGGCACTGCAGAGCGCTTTATGGAGAGTATTAATTCAAAGGGATTGTTAGCGCAGCAAAGACAGTATGTCCACTTAACTGAAAACCGTAATACTGCGATTGAAACAGGCACACGCTATGGCAAAGCCGTGTTGTTGAGTGTGGACCGCCAAAGAATGGTTAGCGAGGGGCACAAATTTTATCAAGCTGACAATAGTGTTTGGCTGACGTTGGCAGTGCCGCCTGCTTATATTGGTGTTGTATGCTAGGCGTAGGGTGCGCTCAGCACATCATATGAATTGCAATGTTAATCAATACGGTCGCCACACCCTACAAAACCTACTAAAAAAGGTTTGCCCCCTCCTTTTTAAAGGAGGGTTGGGGAGGATTTTCTCTATAAAAATGAACCTCAATCTACAACAGCGCCTGCAAATCTCCACTACCTATTAAAAACAACAGCCCAGCCATATTGATAACCACCGTGAGGTAATACATCAGCCGAAATTCCGCCTTTTGCGACTTATGCCGTAAATAAGTTTGCGCAACCATTGCCCCGACCCAACCGCCCGCAATGCTTAGCAGATGTAATGTCACCTCTGGCGTGCGCCACTCCCCCTTTTGCGCTGCCCCTTTGTCTTTAGCATAGACCAAAAAGGTAATAATCCCAATCACCACATACCAGCTGACGACCAACCACTCAAGTTTGTGCATCACCGCCAGTAAGACCAATACGCCGTAAAAAGCCACCCCAATCAATAGGCGTTTTTTCTGACCCGCCTCAAAATCCGCTTGCACACTTCTTTGTTGATTGCGCTTACGGATTTGTTGGTTCTTCTGCGCCATTTTCTGCTGTACGAAAGCCAGCTCTTGCACTTGTTGCGCTTGCGGACGCCCTTGTTTATCTTGACCTACGGTAAATACTACCGACTCGCCAATATCCGGACGGCGCTGGGCTTTAAATTCGCTAACGTGAAAAAATATATCTTCACCGGCCTCTGTTTCGATAAAACCAAAGCCCTTGTCGTCCTGCCATTTTTTAATATTACCTTGTTGTCTATTGCTCATACGCTCGCTAAAATCCTATTTAAATACACTATCGTAGAGGGTTATTTACGACTTTATCTTAAGTGTTGTTATCGATTACTGAGATAGCTATCAGCTATGCTACACTGATTACTATAGCAATTCTCCTAGATTATCACGCTCTTTTATCCCCACTTTTTATTCGTAAAAACGGTACTACTATTATGACGCAATCTCAGTTTATTAACCCCAATGAAGATACTCGTATTACCCATGGCAGTGAGGTAAAGCTGCATTTTGAAGTGTCGCTAGAGAACGGTACGATGATTGACTCTACTTTCAGCCGTGATGAGCCAGTGACTCTTACTATTGGCGACGAGAGCCTATTACCAGGCTTTGAGAAGGTGCTGATTAACTTACGTGCTGGCGATACCCGTACCGCGCATCTAGAGCCTGAGCAAGCGTTTGGTGAATGG contains the following coding sequences:
- the serA gene encoding phosphoglycerate dehydrogenase, whose amino-acid sequence is MALSLPKDKIRFLLLEGLHDNSVKVLKDAGYSNIEYLSHALDPEELAEKIKDAHFIGIRSRTQLTRDILEQADKLIAIGCFCIGTNQVDLEAARELGIPVFNAPYSNTRSVAELVLAEAIMLYRGIPEKSAVVHRGGWGKSATNSHEVRGKVMGIVGYGSIGSQLSVLAESLGMKVIYHDVVTKLPLGNASQVGSLEELLQKADIVTLHVPDVPSTRYMMKAEQFNEMKEGSYFINAARGTCVEIDDLAAAIESGKILGAAIDVFPKEPKSADEEFESPLRKFDNVILTPHIGGSTQEAQANIGLEVAEKFVRYSDTGDTITAVNFPEVSIPVKEGSHRLLHIHKNVPGVLSQINSSFAAAGINILAQSLMTEGNVGYLVMDVDNDDSSEALERLKGIEETIRVRVLY
- a CDS encoding FAD-binding oxidoreductase, which produces MTAPQTTPTPNPATATPAHELTHAAEQTEVTTNPLAANAAHATAALTSLLASLTNEQGFDDSQIKLDAASLEHWGKDWTKHFAPAPSAIVFPKSTEQVQVLVKLANDYNIVITPSGGRTGLSAGAVASNGEIVVSLDKMNKIGQFYTADRLVEVEAGVITEQLQQFAEAQGLYYPVDFASAGSSQIGGNIGTNAGGIKVIRYGMTRQWVLGLTVVTGKGDILKLNRGMIKNATGYDLRQLFIGAEGTLGIVTEAQIKLDRPPQDLTVMVLGMDEFDHVMNVLSAFQAQVDLTAFEFFDDVAIDKLMATGHVQEPFEARTKYYALLEFEAPYEPIMEKAMAIFEECMENGWVVDGVMSQSIAQAMDLWKLREYISETISVFTPYKNDVSVLISHVPSFIHDIEAVVNARYPDFEICWFGHIGDGNLHLNILKPENLSKDEFFEKCQSVNDSIFAIVQQYGGSVSAEHGVGMTKKPYLHYSRSETEIDYLREVKKVFDPNGIMNRGKIFDI
- a CDS encoding BLUF domain-containing protein, encoding MMTTLYPAHPIDSMAPAQTATDDSLMQLVYISRISWWGLLNPKTLANIKRVATVNNAQHGITGILCYGNGCFLQCIEGQKEEVLALKDNLCRTDKRHKQVQIHQFTPIDSRHFQGWSMRLLYLERWLLSKDYKSELATLNKFMPFKPFDWNQQQWEEFLNVITNIDKLPQPKPMQANFNAIGKWLSAIAAPHQAFLVVQSTLLLCVIVSIIFLFY
- a CDS encoding carbon-nitrogen hydrolase family protein, with product MSKIDDFHLKIQQIEKKDYPQLKALMDRVYADMGGSWSKETIHALIDAFPEGQIALFDHDKLIGMVLSMRVNYQRFSNPHTYDDLIGHKEIIRDNPEGDAMYGLDALIDPDYRGYRLGRRLYDARKELCRQMNYRAILAGGRIPNYHNYPDLTPGDYIDQVKDREIHDPALSFQLSNGFIVKRILTAYLPDDDQSKGFATLLEWANIYYEPLEYQPNTRKSEVRIGGIQWQMREVESPEELLQQVEFFVDIMADYNSDFACLPEFFNAPLMGLCESTDQNVAIRFLAGYTEWFKNEISHLAVSYNVNVITGSMPLLDEDDTLYNVSYLCRRDGTVEEQRKIHITPHERSAWVIEGGNKVQVFDTDAGRIGILVCYDVEFPELARLLALEDMDILFVPFWTDTKNGYLRVRHCAQARAIENECYVMICGSVGNLPQVESLDIQYAQSSVFSPSDFAFPHDAIMAETTPNTEMVFFSDVNLDKLIHVRNEGSVNNLKDRREDLFTLKWKKKAKQAIKINQPVIKDGSDYPN
- a CDS encoding protein disulfide oxidoreductase, which gives rise to MTSPSVPPATPPPSDSHTPTTPKTSKTAKNKPTTALGKAKSWLWTLIKYLAIFLLVYTAINWWRQPVMPAEPNLQLTDYQGQTVDIAALSEDSPVLVYFWGTWCPVCKITSPTVSSLAQNSPYPVVTIAVQSGSNQELGQFMQSKGYQFTAINDESGEMFNAWEGKVTPSFVIMKEGEMTQGLTGVQPEWSLRLRLWLSSVF